One Burkholderia gladioli genomic window, GGACAGCGTGAAATCGCTGGTCGGCGGCTGCTGGGCATTGTCGAAGGCCGCCGTGAGCGTGGCGTTGCCGGTGTTGTTGGCATTGGTGATGGTGGTCGGCGTCGGCAGGTTGAACAGGTTGCCGCCCACCTTGCCGTTCAGGTCCACGCCCAGCGCGTTCTGCGCATTGGTCTGGGCCGCGAAGCTGACCGCGATCGCGCCGAGCTGCGCCTCGGCCGGATCGAGCGTCTGGGTGCGGAACTGCAGCGCGCCGCCGATCGAGCCGCCGGTCACGCTGCTGTCGGGCACCACGGTGGTGGTGGCCGCGCCGTTGACGGTGCCCTGCACCGTCAACGACAGCTCGCTCGGGTCCGCCGCCGAGGGCGCGGTCGACAGTTGGTAGCTGTTGTTGCCCACCACCAGCGGCTGGCCGTTGCCGATCGAGACGTTGTAGTTGCCGTTGACCTGGGTGACCTGCACGCCCACGTACTGCGACAGGCTGGCGACCGCCTGGTCGCGCTGGTCGAGCAACTGGTTGGGCGGCTGGCCCTGCGAGCCGGCCGCCGAGATCTGCTGGTTGAGCTGGGCGATCTGCGCGGTCAGCGCGTTGACGCTGGTGACCGAGCTCTGCAGCTGCTGGTTGACCTGGGTGCGCAGCGCGTCGAACTGCGCGCCTGCCGCGTTGATCTGGGTGGCCAGCGTCTGGCCGGCGGCCAGCGCGGTCTGCTGGGTGCTCTGGTTGCCGGCGTTGTTGGCGACCGTCTGCAGGCCCGAGAAGTAGCTGGAGATCGCCGCGCCGATCCCGGCCGACGGATTGCCGACGTAGTTGTTCAGCGTCGCGACCAGGGCCGAGTACGAGCTCAGCGCGCTGGCGGTGGTGTTGGCCGAATTGAGCTGGTCCGACAGGTACTGGCTGAACTGGCGCTGCACCGTGACGGTGGTCACGCCGCTCGGGCTGAAGCCGTTCGGCGTGTACTGGCCGTCCGATTCGGCGAAGATCGGGCGCTCGACCGAGTAGCCCGGGGTCGCCTGGTTGGAGATGTTCTGGCCGGTCGTGTTGATACCCCAGAGCGCGGCGTTGATGCCGCTGAGTCCGAGGTTCAGGAGATTGCTGGACATGAGTGCCGGCCGCGAACGGCCTCCGGGAAAGGGACACCCGGTATAACGGCCGCGCGCGGCGGAAATTGAGGCCGCGCGCGAGAAAAACCGCGGCGCCGGGAGCCGCCGACGATGACCGGAAATTACGCGCGCGCGAGCTGGCGGCGCTTCACTTCGAGCTGCGTGATCAGGCGCTGCAAGGTGTTCTCGGCGGCGCCCGGCAGCGACACGAAACGGAAGCCGAGCTGGTAGCGGCGCGCGCCGTTGGGCGAATCGGTGATGCGCTGCGAGACCAGTTGCAGGTCGAGCGCGAGCTTGCCGTGGCCGGCCAGGTTCAGCTCGACCTCGGGCAGGGTCACGCCGGGCTCGAGCGCGGCGGCGCGTTCGTCCACGGTGCGCAGGCCGATGCCGCCCAGCGAGAGGTTGTCGATCTCGAACACGAAACCCTCGCCCTCGGGCAGGGTGCCGCGCGCCACGTAAGGCTCCAGCACCGGCGCGTCGACGCGGAAATACTCGCGGCGCTGCACGAAATAGAGCACTTCGGGAAACTTGGCCTGGAAGGCCGGGCGGCCCTCGTAGCTGATCTCGCTCGGGGTGCCGATGGTGAATTCGACGCGCACGCCGTCGGGCAGGGCCTCGAAGGCGCCGTGCGAGGCGCCGAGCAGTTGCGCGTTGTGCGCCTCCACCGCGCCCCAGTCGAAGGTAAACGTTCCCGAGCCGACCTGGACGTCGAGCACCCGCGTGACGATCTGCCCGCCCGGGTAACGGACCGTGAGGAAATCCCCCCGGTTCAGGAGATTGCGCAACTGCACGCCGATTTCGAGCGGGTTGCGACGGCCGTAATCGGGGACGGAATCGTCATCCGCCGACGTTTCGGTCAGTGCTGCTTCGGTCTTCATTGTTGGCTTGCCGGATGTCGTCTGCTTGGCGCCCGGCTTGCCCGGACGCGGTGGCCTGCCCGCGGCTTGCGCGGCCGCTGGTCTCTTGGCGCGCGAGCCCTGCCGGCCCGCAGCGTCAGCGCAAGAGTGTAGATCGAAAACATCCTAAGATCTTTGGCGAATCGTAAATTCGAAACGCCGGCTACCCGGAAATGGGTAGGAGGGAACCCGGCCGGGCCGCCCGGCACGCGTCGCAAGCCAGGCCCGGCGCGGGTTCAGACGATCTGGCGGAGGATCGAGATGAGCTTCTTCGCGTAATGCGGATCGGTCGCGTAGCCGGCGCGCTGCATGCCGGTGGCGAACTTCTCCGGGGTGGTCGAGGCGTTCACCACGCCGGCGTAGCGCGGATTGTTCTTGAGCATGCTGGCGTAGTCGGTCATCGCGTGCTCGTAGGAATCGTAGGCGCGGAACTGCGCCACCACGCGGCGCGGCTGGCCGCCCACGTACTCGGTGGTGACCGCCGACACGGTGCGCCCGGTCCAGTTCTTGGTGGCCTTGATGCCGAACACGTTGTAGCTGCTGCTGCCGTCGCGGCCGCGGATCTCGCGCTTGCCCCAGCCCGATTCGAGCGCGGCCTGGCCGACGATGAAACGCGCCGGGATGCCGGTGGCCGAGCTGGCCGCCTGCGCGGCGTCGGCCACCTTGCCGACGAAGGCGTCCTGGTCGGGCGAGGTGCCGTTGCCCTTGACGGGCGGCGTCAGCGAACTCGCGCCGGTATAGGCGCCCGCGCCGCCGAGCCGGCCGTTGCCGCGCGCGTTGGCCAGCGCCTGCGCCAGCGCGTTGGTGGCGGCCATGCCGCCCTCGTCGCCGCCCATCGCCCCCAGCGCGCCGCCCAGGCCGCCCGCGGCATTGCCGCCGGCGCCGCCGGTGTCCGTGATGTGCGCGGCGCGCATCATCTGCTTCATCAGCGCGTCGGCCACGCCGATCCCGCGCGAGGCCATCTGCTGCGAGAGCTGCTGGTCCAGCATCGAGGTGTAGAGCTTCGAGGTGTTCGAGTCGAACACGCCGTCCTGGGGCGTGGCATCGCGCATGCTCTTCAGCATCATCTGCGAGAACATCGCGTCGAACTGGGTGGCGACCTGCTTCATGCCGGCCGCGGGCGAGGCGTTGGCCTGCCGGCGCAGCGAATCGAAACCCTGCACGTCCAGCGCGAAGCGCTGGGTCAGGTCGTTGGCGTTCGGGAAATTGGCCATCAGATGATCTCCAGGTC contains:
- the flgK gene encoding flagellar hook-associated protein FlgK, with the protein product MSSNLLNLGLSGINAALWGINTTGQNISNQATPGYSVERPIFAESDGQYTPNGFSPSGVTTVTVQRQFSQYLSDQLNSANTTASALSSYSALVATLNNYVGNPSAGIGAAISSYFSGLQTVANNAGNQSTQQTALAAGQTLATQINAAGAQFDALRTQVNQQLQSSVTSVNALTAQIAQLNQQISAAGSQGQPPNQLLDQRDQAVASLSQYVGVQVTQVNGNYNVSIGNGQPLVVGNNSYQLSTAPSAADPSELSLTVQGTVNGAATTTVVPDSSVTGGSIGGALQFRTQTLDPAEAQLGAIAVSFAAQTNAQNALGVDLNGKVGGNLFNLPTPTTITNANNTGNATLTAAFDNAQQPPTSDFTLSYDGTTYTLTNKTTGTVAGTANSLPATLGGLKLSATGTMQPGDSFTIEPTRGALNSFGVVSGATIASGAPVFAQKTATNTGTGAITAGSVTTGYQIPSSTTTLTYNAASKSLTGFQAGTTVTIGTTPPTTVAITDANTQVPYDASKGATLTITSTVQPPTDTNLMNNVTVSVSGAPADGDTFTIQGGSSGTNDGRNAQLLSALATSKAFDGGSTTLSAAYSSYVNNVGNAAASLSARSSVQAGVVSQITTQQQSVSGVNQNEEAVNLMQYQQMYQANAKVIQTASTLFSTLLGIFN
- a CDS encoding flagellar brake protein, producing the protein MKTEAALTETSADDDSVPDYGRRNPLEIGVQLRNLLNRGDFLTVRYPGGQIVTRVLDVQVGSGTFTFDWGAVEAHNAQLLGASHGAFEALPDGVRVEFTIGTPSEISYEGRPAFQAKFPEVLYFVQRREYFRVDAPVLEPYVARGTLPEGEGFVFEIDNLSLGGIGLRTVDERAAALEPGVTLPEVELNLAGHGKLALDLQLVSQRITDSPNGARRYQLGFRFVSLPGAAENTLQRLITQLEVKRRQLARA
- the flgJ gene encoding flagellar assembly peptidoglycan hydrolase FlgJ, which codes for MANFPNANDLTQRFALDVQGFDSLRRQANASPAAGMKQVATQFDAMFSQMMLKSMRDATPQDGVFDSNTSKLYTSMLDQQLSQQMASRGIGVADALMKQMMRAAHITDTGGAGGNAAGGLGGALGAMGGDEGGMAATNALAQALANARGNGRLGGAGAYTGASSLTPPVKGNGTSPDQDAFVGKVADAAQAASSATGIPARFIVGQAALESGWGKREIRGRDGSSSYNVFGIKATKNWTGRTVSAVTTEYVGGQPRRVVAQFRAYDSYEHAMTDYASMLKNNPRYAGVVNASTTPEKFATGMQRAGYATDPHYAKKLISILRQIV